One genomic window of Arachis stenosperma cultivar V10309 chromosome 10, arast.V10309.gnm1.PFL2, whole genome shotgun sequence includes the following:
- the LOC130956076 gene encoding alpha-galactosidase 1-like, whose amino-acid sequence MERRIGYEILVVVVLVTLLNLSLNCVPASANFGNEVDQHRRSLLANGLGTTPPMGWNSWNHFNCQINEKIIRETADALVSTGLSKLGYTFVNIDDCWAELHRDDKGDLVAKKSTFPSGIKALADYVHSKGLKLGIYSDAGYFTCSKQMPGSLGHEFQDAKTFASWGIDYLKYDNCNNDGSKPTVRYPVMTRALMNAGRPIFFSLCEWGDMHPALWGARVGNSWRTTNDINDSWDSMISRADMNEVYADLAKPGGWNDPDMLEVGNGGMTKDEYIVHFSLWAISKAPLLLGCDVRNMSKEIVEIITNKEVIAVNQDSLGVQAKKVRMEGDQEIWAGPLSGYKVAVVLLNRGPLRNAITANWDDIGIPQNSVVQARDLWEHQTLKKLFVNKLSATVDPHSCKMYVLKPVA is encoded by the exons ATGGAGAGAAGGATTGGTTATGAGATCTTGGTGGTGGTGGTTTTGGTGACCCTTTTGAATCTCTCATTGAATTGTGTTCCTGCTTCAGCCAACTTTGGTAATGAGGTGGACCAACACAGAAGAAGCCTTCTTGCTAATGGCCTTGGAACAACTCCTCCTATGGG ATGGAACAGTTGGAATCACTTCAACTGTCAAATTAATGAAAAAATCATCCGGGAAACTG CCGATGCGCTTGTTTCGACTGGTCTTTCAAAGCTTGGATACACTTTTGTAAACATAG ATGATTGCTGGGCCGAGCTACACCGTGATGATAAG GGCGATTTGGTAGCAAAGAAATCTACATTCCCTTCTGGAATCAAAGCTCTTGCAGATTATGTTCATAGCAAGGGTCTTAAGCTCGGAATTTATTCGGATGCAGG GTATTTCACTTGTAGCAAACAGATGCCTGGTTCACTTGGTCATGAGTTTCAAGATGCCAAGACTTTTGCATCATGG GGTATTGATTATTTGAAGTATGACAATTGTAACAATGATGGATCAAAACCAACTGTTAG ATATCCTGTTATGACTCGAGCATTAATGAACGCTGGTCGTCCAATCTTCTTCTCTTTATGTGAATG GGGCGACATGCATCCGGCTTTGTGGGGCGCTCGAGTCGGAAATAGCTGGAGAACTACAAATGACATAAATGATTCATGGGATAG TATGATTTCAAGGGCTGATATGAATGAAGTTTATGCTGATCTCGCAAAACCGGGCGGTTGGAATG ATCCTGATATGCTTGAGGTGGGAAATGGAGGAATGACAAAAGATGAATACATTGTTCATTTCAGTTTGTGGGCCATTTCCAAG GCTCCTCTTCTTCTCGGTTGCGACGTTCGAAACATGTCTAAAGAGATTGTGGAGATAATCACAAACAAAGAAGTTATTGCAGTTAACCAAG ATTCGCTTGGTGTACAAGCTAAGAAGGTTAGGATGGAAGGTGATCAAGAG ATATGGGCAGGTCCTCTTTCAGGGTATAAGGTAGCTGTTGTGTTGCTTAATAGAGGGCCTCTGCGCAATGCCATCACAGCCAATTGGGATGACATTGGCATTCCCCAAAACAGTGTTGTTCAAGCAAGAGACCTTTGGGAG CACCAGACATTGAAGAAACTATTCGTGAATAAATTGAGTGCTACAGTGGATCCACATTCTTGTAAAATGTATGTCTTGAAGCCAGTAGCTTGA